A single window of Callithrix jacchus isolate 240 chromosome 6, calJac240_pri, whole genome shotgun sequence DNA harbors:
- the MKRN3 gene encoding E3 ubiquitin-protein ligase makorin-3: MEEPAAPSEAHEAAGAQAGAEAAGEGVSGPDLPACEPSGESAAPDSALPHVAVGWAPFPVAPVPAHLRTGGLRPAPASGGGAWPSPLPSRSSGIWTKQIACRYYIHGQCKEGENCRYSHDLSCRKMATEGRVSPSGASASGGPSTAAHIEPPTQEVAEAPPAASSQSLPVIGSAAERGFFEAERDNADRGAAGEAGVESWADAIEFVPGQPYRGRRVASAPEAPLQSSETERKQMAVGRGERFCYYASRGVCFRGESCMYLHGDICDMCGLQALHPMDAAQREDHIRACIEAHEKDMELSFAVQRGMDKVCGICMEVVYEKANPNDRRFGILSNCNHTFCIRCIRRWRSARQFDNRIIKSCPQCRVTSDLVIPSEFWVEEEEEKQKLIQQYKEAMSNKACRYFAEGRGNCPFGDTCFYKHEYPEGWGDEPPGPGGGSFSAYWHQLVEPVRMGEGNALYKSSKKELVVLRLASLLFKQFLSLRDEFPFSEEQWDLLHYELEEYFNLNL, from the coding sequence ATGGAAGAGCCTGCAGCTCCCTCAGAAGCCCACGAGGCAGCCGGGGCCCAGGCAGGTGCTGAGGCAGCAGGGGAGGGTGTGTCTGGGCCCGACCTTCCCGCGTGTGAGCCCTCCGGGGAATCTGCTGCTCCAGATTCAGCACTGCCACATGTGGCCGTGGGCTGGGCCCCCTTCCCTGTAGCTCCAGTCCCTGCCCACCTCCGCACGGGAGGCCTgaggcctgccccagcctccggaGGAGGAGCCTGGCCCAGCCCCTTGCCAAGCCGAAGCAGTGGCATTTGGACAAAGCAGATCGCCTGCAGGTATTATATACATGGGCAGTGCAAGGAGGGGGAGAACTGTCGCTATTCCCACGACCTTTCTTGTCGGAAGATGGCCACCGAGGGCCGCGTTTCGCCGTCTGGGGCCTCTGCAAGTGGAGGCCCTAGCACGGCTGCGCACATCGAGCCCCCGACTCAGGAAGTGGCGGAAGCCCCCCCGGCTGCATCCTCGCAGTCCTTGCCTGTGATTGGCTCGGCTGCTGAAAGGGGTTTCTTTGAAGCCGAGAGAGACAATGCAGACCGTGGAGCTGCTGGAGAAGCAGGTGTAGAAAGCTGGGCGGATGCCATTGAGTTTGTTCCAGGGCAGCCCTACCGGGGCCGCCGGGTTGCATCTGCTCCTGAGGCTCCTCTACAGAGCTCAGAGACTGAGAGGAAGCAGATGGCTGTGGGCAGGGGTGAGCGGTTTTGCTATTATGCTTCCAGGGGAGTTTGCTTTCGTGGGGAGAGCTGTATGTACCTCCATGGAGACATATGCGACATGTGTGGGCTGCAGGCCTTGCACCCCATGGATGCTGCCCAAAGGGAAGACCATATAAGGGCCTGCATTGAAGCACACGAGAAAGATATGGAACTCTCGTTTGCTGTGCAGCGTGGTATGGACAAGGTGTGTGGCATCTGCATGGAGGTTGTCTATGAGAAAGCCAACCCCAATGACCGCCGATTTGGCATTCTTTCCAATTGCAACCATACCTTCTGTATTAGGTGTATCCGCAGGTGGAGAAGTGCCAGACAGTTTGATAACAGGATCATCAAGTCTTGTCCACAGTGCAGGGTCACCTCCGACTTGGTCATTCCCAGTGAGTtctgggtggaggaggaggaagagaagcagaaactTATTCAGCAATACAAAGAGGCAATGAGCAACAAGGCCTGCAGGTATTTTGCGGAAGGCAGGGGTAACTGCCCATTTGGAGACACATGCTTTTACAAGCATGAATACCCTGAGGGCTGGGGAGATGAGCCTCCTGGGCCGGGTGGTGGGTCATTCAGTGCATACTGGCATCAACTTGTGGAGCCTGTGCGAATGGGAGAGGGCAACGCGCTCTATAAAAGCAGTAAGAAGGAGCTTGTCGTGCTTCGGCTGGCCAGTCTGTTGTTTAAGCAGTTTCTTTCACTGAGAGATGAGTTCCCCTTCTCTGAGGAGCAGTGGGACTTGCTTCATTATGAGCTGGAAGAATATTTCAATTTGAATCTGTAG